The genomic segment GCGGAGTGGGCAGCATCCAGCTCGAGCCCTTCACCGACGGCAACTGGGGATTCCCGTACCTCGCCGAAGGGCACGCACCCCCGGCGGACGGCCCGCTCCCCGTCGCGAACTTCCGGGTGGTGACGCCGGGCTACTTCGAGGCGGTCGACTTGCCGGTACGCGCGGGGCGCGCGCTCACGGACGCCGATCGCGCAGGCACGGCCGGCGCCATGGTCATCAACGCGCGTATGGCGGAGCGGCTGTGGCCGGACTCCGACCCCGTGGGACGGGAGATCCGCCTCTTCGGGGACGTCTCCTACCGGGTCGTCGGCGTCGTCGGTGACGTGCACCAGCACGCGCTCGACCGGGATCCCGAGCCCGAGATGTACGTGGCGCATGCGCAGTACGGGACACCGGGTCCGCTGGTCTCGATGGCGCTGATGGTGGAGACGGACGATCCCGCCCGCCTCACCGGACCGGTGCGGGACGTCGTGCGGCAGATCGATCCCGACATCCCGGTCCCATCCCTGCGACCGCTCACCGAGGCGCTCGACGCGTCGATGTCGCGGCGGCGCTTCTACGCGCTGCTGCTGGCGGGCTTCGGCGGGCTGGCCCTGCTGCTGGGTGGTCTCGGCGTCTACGGCGTGATGTCGTACCTCGTGGGCGCGCGCCTCCCCGACTTCGGCGTGCGGCTCGCCCTGGGCGCCGCGCCCGCGGACGTCCGCCGGGAGGCGCTCCGGTCGGGTCTGGTCCCGACGGCGTGGGGGCTGGCCCTGGGGACCCTCCTGGCGCTTGCGTCCACCCGGCTCCTCCGCGCCGCGCTGTACGGTGTCTCCCCCCTGCACCTCCCCACCTACGTGACGGTCGCCACGGTCCTGGTCGGCGTCGCATCGCTCGCGTGCTGGGCTCCCGCCCGGCGCGCGGCCCGTGTCGATCCCGTGCGCGTGCTCGGCGCCGAGTAGGCACCGGCAGGCGTGGCCGGGCGGGCGTGTCACCCTTCTCGCACGCCCGGCGGCGTCCACGTTGCCGAGGTCCCACCCTCTCGTTATCTCCGTAGCGCTTCCTGAACCCTGGACGCCCCGAAGCGGACCCGGGAGGGCCGATGAGGATCGCCGTACCGCGAGAGACGCAGGCCGGTGAGCGCCGGGTGGCGCTCGCACCCGAAGCCTGTGGCAAGCTGGTGAAGAAGGGGCACGAGATCGTCGTGGAGACCGGTGCCGGAGCCGACGCCGGGTTCCCCGACCCGGTCTACGAGGCGGCCGGCGCGACCGTCGTGCCCCGCTCGCCGACCTGGTTGGAGGGCGCCGACGCGGTGGTGCGCGTACAGCCCCCCGAGGACGAATCGGATACGCCGGAGGGTTCGGTGCTGATCGCCTTCCTCAGCCCGATGACCCGACCCGACCTGCTGGAGCGGCTGGCCCGCCGGCGCGTCACGGCCTTCGCCATGGAGGCCGTGCCCCGGATCACGCGCGCACAGAAGATGGACGCGCTCTCCTCCCAGGCGACCGTGGCGGGCTACCGCGCGGTGCTCATCGCGGCACAGGAGCTTCCGCGCTTCCTGCCCATGTTCATGACGGCGGCGGGAACCGTGCCTCCGGCCAAGGCGCTGATCCTCGGCGCCGGCGTGGCCGGGCTGCAGGCCATCGCCACCGCCCGGCGCCTGGGGGCGGTGGTGTCCGCCTTCGACGTGCGACCCGCGGTGAAGGAGCAGGTGCAGAGCCTCGGGGCGACCTTCCTCGAAGCCGAGCTCGACCACAGCGCGGAGACGGCCGGCGGCTACGCCCGCGCGCTCAGCGATGAAGAGCACCAACGCGAGCTGGAGCTGATCGGGGGGGCGCTGCCGGACATGGACGTCGTGATCACCACGGCACAGATCCCGGGCAAGCCCGCGCCGCGCCTCATCACGCGCGCGATGGTGGAGACCATGCGTCCCGGCGCCGTGATCGTCGATCTGGCGTCGGAGAGCGGGGGCAACTGCGAGGTCACACGTTCCGGTGAGCGGGTGGTCCATCACGGGGTGACCGTCCTGGGCCCCGTGAACCTGCCGGCCTCCCTCCCCTACGACGCGAGCCAGATGTACGGCCGCAACGTCCAGGCCTTCCTCGAGCACCTGAGCGCCGACGGCGCGCTCCA from the Gemmatimonadota bacterium genome contains:
- a CDS encoding Re/Si-specific NAD(P)(+) transhydrogenase subunit alpha → MRIAVPRETQAGERRVALAPEACGKLVKKGHEIVVETGAGADAGFPDPVYEAAGATVVPRSPTWLEGADAVVRVQPPEDESDTPEGSVLIAFLSPMTRPDLLERLARRRVTAFAMEAVPRITRAQKMDALSSQATVAGYRAVLIAAQELPRFLPMFMTAAGTVPPAKALILGAGVAGLQAIATARRLGAVVSAFDVRPAVKEQVQSLGATFLEAELDHSAETAGGYARALSDEEHQRELELIGGALPDMDVVITTAQIPGKPAPRLITRAMVETMRPGAVIVDLASESGGNCEVTRSGERVVHHGVTVLGPVNLPASLPYDASQMYGRNVQAFLEHLSADGALHLDFEDEITKGACVTHAGEIRFGPARQALGLSPLTAPATSQ